The Bacillus sp. Y1 genome has a window encoding:
- a CDS encoding MerR family transcriptional regulator: MINQEITRAYSIQEVSKLLGIPSGTIRQWEKDLSGLLVIPRTKQGARYYTSVEIKLLEKISAMRAQNVGKGMIRTLLEKHLQSPSESASESFEMVLATTDVGETEKTPEYSLQLTDIQASLQTLKEGVIHEVRREILEQRSILMDEIKHELANSSLQTVIDLSKSIQRSNDKRKADMQVLTEAIQSNSKYTSETFGTLSETIAKHSKATSESIEQKIDQMNQSVQTENDQLLSAVSQTVADVKNDVRTVAFSLHEDQQQLRESIHELQEFTSHIHQREEGFQDLVSAFREAAAAKTAKKRSWWRLWGD, translated from the coding sequence ATGATAAATCAAGAAATTACAAGAGCCTATTCTATTCAAGAGGTATCAAAACTACTTGGTATTCCCTCTGGAACGATCAGACAATGGGAAAAAGATTTGAGTGGACTTTTAGTCATTCCGCGTACAAAGCAAGGTGCGCGTTATTATACAAGTGTTGAAATTAAACTATTAGAAAAAATTTCAGCTATGAGAGCTCAAAATGTGGGCAAGGGGATGATTCGAACCCTTCTAGAGAAGCACTTACAATCCCCTTCAGAATCTGCTTCCGAATCATTCGAAATGGTGTTGGCAACGACAGACGTAGGAGAGACGGAAAAAACACCCGAGTACTCGTTACAATTAACTGACATACAAGCTAGCCTCCAAACCTTAAAAGAAGGTGTGATTCACGAAGTAAGGCGAGAGATATTAGAGCAGCGTTCCATCCTTATGGATGAAATCAAACACGAGTTAGCAAACTCATCTTTACAAACAGTCATTGATCTATCAAAGTCTATTCAAAGATCAAACGATAAGAGAAAGGCTGACATGCAAGTACTGACTGAAGCGATTCAATCAAATTCGAAATATACCTCTGAAACATTCGGAACCTTATCAGAAACCATTGCGAAACATTCAAAAGCAACCTCCGAAAGCATTGAGCAAAAAATTGATCAAATGAACCAATCCGTTCAAACAGAAAATGACCAGCTTCTATCAGCAGTGTCTCAAACCGTAGCAGATGTTAAAAATGACGTTCGAACAGTTGCCTTTTCTTTGCATGAAGATCAACAGCAGCTCCGAGAATCCATTCACGAGCTCCAAGAATTCACTAGTCACATTCATCAACGTGAAGAAGGATTTCAAGATCTAGTTTCAGCTTTCCGTGAAGCGGCCGCAGCAAAAACCGCAAAAAAACGCAGCTGGTGGAGACTTTGGGGAGATTAA
- a CDS encoding GtrA family protein, with translation MKNQTLIEFIKFSIVGAINTMVDFGVFSLLLTNGCPILLSQIISYGCGMLNSFIMNRSWTFKENKRNEYSEPLKYVVANVATLILVSVLILLFINLVHLPVLIAKVICTGIGMVINFISSKFWVFQGIERSRGYE, from the coding sequence ATGAAGAATCAGACACTTATTGAATTTATCAAGTTTTCTATTGTTGGAGCAATTAATACGATGGTTGATTTTGGCGTGTTTAGCCTGTTACTGACAAATGGTTGCCCCATTCTATTGTCTCAAATCATCTCATATGGATGTGGAATGCTAAATAGTTTTATAATGAATCGTTCATGGACATTTAAGGAGAATAAAAGAAATGAGTACTCTGAGCCCTTAAAGTATGTAGTAGCAAATGTAGCTACCTTAATTTTAGTGTCAGTGCTGATTCTACTCTTTATCAACCTGGTTCATCTTCCTGTTTTAATAGCAAAGGTCATATGCACTGGGATTGGGATGGTAATTAACTTTATAAGTAGTAAATTCTGGGTGTTTCAGGGAATCGAGAGAAGTAGGGGGTACGAGTGA
- a CDS encoding DinB family protein, with amino-acid sequence MSKLSGFISGWLSHRKALLELLKVVNDEQLSFRPWENGMSLSELTLHIAGSTSMFVNTVKTGVFTPPTEKKEVSTAKELIELVEAQTEYAKQELEKLTDEQLKTIIAFAGMDLPGKAMLELAKDHEIHHKGQLFTYVRLLGLEEVPFFIYRP; translated from the coding sequence ATGAGTAAATTATCTGGTTTCATTAGCGGCTGGCTATCACATAGAAAGGCATTACTTGAGTTACTAAAAGTGGTTAACGATGAGCAACTCTCCTTTAGACCGTGGGAAAATGGAATGTCCTTGTCGGAGCTTACCCTTCATATCGCGGGTTCCACTTCAATGTTCGTAAACACAGTGAAGACTGGAGTGTTTACTCCTCCAACAGAAAAGAAGGAAGTCTCCACAGCGAAAGAGCTTATTGAATTAGTAGAGGCTCAGACTGAGTACGCTAAACAAGAGCTGGAAAAATTAACTGACGAACAATTAAAAACCATCATTGCTTTTGCTGGAATGGACTTACCAGGAAAAGCTATGTTGGAGCTGGCTAAAGATCATGAAATTCATCATAAAGGACAACTTTTTACATATGTTCGTCTTTTAGGACTTGAAGAGGTTCCTTTCTTCATCTATCGTCCATAA
- a CDS encoding YebC/PmpR family DNA-binding transcriptional regulator gives MGRKWNNIKEKKASKDANTSRVYSKFALEIYVAAKQGEPDPESNQALKFVLERAKTYNVPRVIIDRAIDKAKGGAEENYDELRYEGFGPSGSMIIVDALTNNVNRTASTVRAAFGKNGGNMGVSGSVAYMFDNTAVFGIEGKTSDEVLELLMEADLDVRDIIEEEDTVIVYAEPDQFHAVQVAFKDAGITEFTVAELTMLAQNDISLDPEAQAQFEKLIDALEDLEDVQRVYHNVDLGE, from the coding sequence ATGGGCCGTAAGTGGAACAATATTAAGGAAAAAAAGGCATCCAAGGATGCAAATACGAGTAGAGTTTACTCCAAATTTGCGTTAGAAATTTATGTAGCAGCAAAACAAGGTGAGCCGGATCCAGAATCAAACCAGGCGCTTAAATTCGTTTTAGAGCGTGCGAAAACGTATAACGTACCAAGAGTTATTATTGACCGTGCGATTGATAAGGCTAAAGGCGGAGCAGAAGAGAACTATGATGAGCTTCGTTACGAAGGCTTTGGACCAAGCGGATCAATGATTATTGTTGATGCACTTACCAATAACGTGAACCGCACAGCTTCTACTGTCCGTGCGGCGTTTGGCAAAAACGGCGGAAACATGGGTGTAAGCGGATCTGTTGCTTATATGTTCGATAATACTGCTGTTTTTGGTATTGAGGGTAAAACGTCTGACGAGGTACTTGAGTTACTAATGGAAGCAGATCTTGATGTTCGTGACATAATTGAAGAAGAGGATACAGTAATTGTATATGCCGAACCCGATCAGTTCCACGCTGTACAGGTTGCTTTTAAAGATGCTGGAATTACAGAATTTACGGTTGCTGAGTTAACGATGCTCGCACAAAATGATATTAGCTTAGACCCAGAAGCTCAAGCACAATTTGAAAAATTAATTGATGCGTTAGAAGATTTAGAAGATGTACAACGTGTGTATCATAACGTTGATTTAGGAGAGTAA
- a CDS encoding TIGR00266 family protein, translated as MNNHEIDFKIYGDDMQFVEVELDPGETVVAEAGSLMMMEDHIHMETIFGDGSSGGGGLMGKLLGAGKRMITGESLFMTTFTNQGSGKKHVSFASPYPGKIVPMDLSELGGKIICQKDAFLAAAKGVSVGIEFQRKIGAGFFGGEGFIMQKLEGDGLAFVHAGGTIYQKTLAPGEVLRVDTGCLVAMTKDVDYNIEMVKGVKTALFGGEGLFFATLRGPGTVWIQSLPFSRLASRVFAAAPQAGGNGRDEGSLLGGVFRMLDGD; from the coding sequence ATGAACAATCATGAAATTGATTTTAAGATTTATGGAGATGACATGCAGTTTGTTGAAGTGGAGCTTGACCCAGGAGAAACGGTAGTGGCTGAAGCAGGGAGTTTAATGATGATGGAGGACCACATTCATATGGAGACGATCTTTGGTGATGGTTCTTCCGGAGGTGGAGGTCTGATGGGGAAATTGCTAGGAGCCGGAAAGAGAATGATTACTGGCGAAAGCTTGTTTATGACGACATTCACGAATCAAGGAAGTGGGAAAAAGCATGTATCCTTTGCTTCTCCTTACCCGGGAAAAATAGTACCGATGGACCTCAGTGAGCTAGGGGGTAAAATTATTTGTCAAAAGGATGCGTTTCTAGCAGCAGCAAAAGGTGTATCCGTTGGTATTGAATTCCAGAGGAAAATTGGGGCAGGATTTTTCGGTGGAGAAGGATTTATTATGCAGAAGCTTGAAGGTGACGGATTGGCCTTTGTTCATGCTGGCGGGACTATTTATCAAAAAACGCTTGCACCAGGTGAAGTTTTACGTGTCGATACGGGCTGCTTAGTCGCGATGACGAAGGATGTAGATTACAATATCGAAATGGTTAAAGGTGTGAAAACAGCTTTATTTGGTGGAGAAGGGTTGTTTTTTGCTACATTGCGTGGACCCGGTACGGTTTGGATTCAATCGCTACCTTTCAGTCGTTTAGCGAGTCGTGTATTTGCCGCAGCTCCGCAGGCTGGAGGAAATGGAAGAGACGAAGGTAGTCTATTGGGTGGCGTATTTAGAATGTTGGATGGAGATTAA
- a CDS encoding ATP-binding protein: MFERYKGRLISTIAFLIGMTTWNMVFYVAKNYEYDPWLDLPFTFTFAITAWCLGSYFDKSKVLFKKLSNSEENYKKLLETNTYLFNNLNQVVYQTDHLGCFTVLNPAWETVTGYSPLESIGRSLLFYVYHEDQEWMNQRAIETIKHSTQIVQEEVRLRKKDGGFVWIEVNSKFNFNDNGKLISTVGTLTDITEWKLSELKLLQLNEDLAIHSDKLSVVANMSAAIAHEVRNPLTSISGFIQLLKEQRHLQKEYIDVIFSEIERIELVLSEMLLLSKPQVVNLKKFDIIKTLDYVIALISTKANMNSIEIKLKKDEKPIWVYGEENQIKQVFINIIKNAIEAMQNGGKVHVSLVNDYQFVSIYFSDTGCGIPKDTLEKIGQPFYTTKEKGTGLGLTTCFKIIENHKGKIHISSQVGIGTTFEVILPLTEAEVSAAI; the protein is encoded by the coding sequence ATGTTTGAACGCTACAAAGGTAGATTGATCTCAACTATTGCGTTTTTGATTGGAATGACTACATGGAATATGGTTTTCTATGTAGCAAAAAATTATGAGTATGATCCATGGCTTGACCTTCCTTTCACTTTTACCTTCGCAATTACTGCTTGGTGCCTTGGTTCGTATTTTGACAAATCAAAAGTACTTTTTAAAAAGCTATCAAACAGTGAAGAAAACTACAAAAAACTATTAGAAACAAATACATACTTATTTAACAATTTGAATCAAGTAGTCTATCAAACGGATCACTTGGGTTGTTTTACCGTGTTGAATCCAGCCTGGGAGACTGTTACTGGCTATTCTCCCCTTGAAAGTATTGGGCGCTCCCTATTATTCTATGTGTACCATGAAGACCAAGAATGGATGAACCAACGAGCTATTGAAACGATTAAGCATTCCACTCAGATTGTCCAGGAAGAAGTACGTTTACGTAAAAAGGATGGAGGCTTTGTTTGGATAGAAGTCAACTCTAAATTTAATTTTAATGATAATGGAAAGCTTATTTCTACGGTTGGAACATTAACGGATATTACCGAATGGAAGCTTTCAGAGTTAAAATTGCTTCAATTAAACGAAGACTTAGCCATACACTCTGACAAGTTAAGTGTGGTTGCAAATATGTCTGCGGCCATTGCACATGAAGTAAGAAATCCACTTACCTCCATTTCCGGATTTATTCAGTTGCTGAAAGAACAACGACATCTCCAAAAAGAGTATATCGATGTCATATTTTCAGAAATCGAGAGGATCGAACTTGTATTAAGCGAGATGCTGCTTCTATCTAAACCACAAGTAGTCAATCTAAAAAAGTTTGACATCATTAAAACTTTAGACTATGTTATTGCTCTTATCAGCACAAAAGCCAATATGAATAGTATTGAAATAAAGCTGAAGAAAGATGAAAAACCTATCTGGGTGTATGGGGAAGAAAACCAGATTAAACAAGTTTTTATAAATATTATTAAAAATGCGATTGAAGCCATGCAAAATGGCGGAAAAGTTCACGTAAGTCTTGTGAATGACTATCAGTTTGTTTCAATTTATTTTTCCGATACAGGATGTGGTATTCCTAAAGATACGCTCGAAAAGATCGGACAACCATTTTACACGACCAAGGAAAAAGGAACCGGTTTAGGTCTTACGACTTGCTTTAAAATCATTGAAAATCACAAAGGTAAAATACATATATCTAGCCAAGTTGGTATCGGAACAACTTTCGAAGTGATTCTCCCACTAACGGAGGCTGAAGTTTCTGCTGCCATATAA